One genomic segment of Mytilus edulis unplaced genomic scaffold, xbMytEdul2.2 SCAFFOLD_1202, whole genome shotgun sequence includes these proteins:
- the LOC139508234 gene encoding uncharacterized protein: MDGLNKIHKDLVSVASPLSSITGDLVGKLKERNKLIRIADNSTGGWVTVREYESNDIAENDEDEKKIRQAETRALKTIKEKKTRPQPYTARPTPAVGSIATATAPPPAYDFSRYQEPFRTCTARREPCPMDICHYCKQYGHWRRNCPLNFKSATASAPSYQPSKQQ, from the coding sequence ATGGATGGTCTTAACAAAATCCACAAGGATCTTGTATCTGTTGCCTCCCCCCTTTCTTCTATTACTGGTGATTTGGTGGGTAAACTTAAAGAAAGGAACAAACTCATCAGGATCGCTGATAACTCCACTGGGGGATGGGTTACGGTTAGAGAATATGAAAGTAACGATATCGCCGAAAATGATGAGGACGAGAAAAAGATTCGCCAGGCCGAGACTAGAGCCCTTAAAACTATTAAGGAGAAAAAGACCCGCCCTCAGCCGTATACAGCTAGACCTACTCCAGCAGTTGGAAGTATCGCTACTGCCACTGCTCCTCCTCCAGCTTACGATTTCAGTCGCTATCAAGAGCCATTTCGTACCTGCACTGCACGGCGTGAGCCGTGCCCCATGGACATCTGTCACTACTGCAAGCAGTATGGTCACTGGAGAAGAAACTGCCCACTCAACTTCAAGTCAGCCACAGCTTCTGCACCCAGTTACCAGCCATCCAAACAGCAATGA